The Rhinoderma darwinii isolate aRhiDar2 chromosome 8, aRhiDar2.hap1, whole genome shotgun sequence genome has a window encoding:
- the LOC142659056 gene encoding histo-blood group ABO system transferase-like, producing the protein MRLRTVPLYDCAGKTWRDTPNGPVRTDVQTLTPWLAPVVWNGTYNIGILNKQYNKKTLRIGLTTFAMKKYIVFLKPLIETAEMFFMVGHKVNYYIFTDRINEVPTFSFGDGRQLMIIQLPAYQRWQDVSMRRMETIQDYSRQQFLHEVDYLMCVDVDMKFTDDVGLEIIGDLVGSLHPGYFKSSRDQYPYERRALSQAFIPNDEGDYYYAGGHFGGNVQEVIKLTNHCHHAILADKANNIEARWHDESYINKYFLHHKPTKVLSPEYIWLYYYGDPPIIQRKRFVEVPKSRILLRY; encoded by the exons ATGAGGCTGCGGACTGTACCCCTGTATGACTGTGCAGGAAA AACGTGGCGGGATACAcccaatggaccagt GAGGACTGACGTACAGACGCTGACTCCGTGGCTGGCACCAGTCGTATGGAATGGCACCTACAACATAGGCATTCTcaataaacagtataacaagAAAACCCTCCGTATCGGCCTGACTACGTTTGCTATGAAAAA ATATATTGTGTTCCTAAAACCATTGATCGAAACAGCAGAAATGTTCTTCATGGTAGGACATAAGGTCAACTACTACATCTTCACTGATCGCATCAACGAGGTCCCTACATTTTCTTTTGGTGATGGGAGGCAATTAATGATCATACAACTCCCAGCCTATCAAAGATGGCAGGACGTCAGTATGAGGCGTATGGAGACCATCCAGGACTACTCCCGACAACAGTTCTTACATGAGGTGGACTATCTCATGTGTGTCGATGTCGACATGAAGTTCACGGATGACGTTGGGCTGGAGATCATAGGTGATCTGGTAGGATCCCTACATCCTGGATATTTTAAATCATCAAGGGATCAATATCCTTATGAACGTAGAGCATTGTCCCAAGCTTTCATACCCAATGATGAAGGCGACTACTACTACGCTGGAGGCCATTTCGGTGGCAATGTCCAGGAGGTGATCAAGTTGACCAACCATTGCCACCATGCCATTTTAGCAGACAAGGCAAACAATATTGAGGCACGTTGGCATGAtgaaagttatataaacaaatatTTCCTACACCACAAGCCAACCAAAGTCTTGTCTCCAGAATATATCTGGCTCTATTACTATGGAGATCCACCCATTATTCAGAGAAAGAGATTTGTAGAGGTTCCTAAGAGCAGGATATTGTTGCGTTACTAA
- the LOC142659055 gene encoding uncharacterized protein LOC142659055, with the protein MKITVTTFIIFSLIVQGHGRPLQPGQGSKYSEDLPLMRSLPGKKESRLAGWFRKTSDKFWNSVIPGRPTLAKVVVAGASFFAIALGLGLYLFIYVYLKVHPEYVKLETELLQGKRVFRPESPPGLYSKIAQKLVPKKHRVVKQKRDIEEGDDEKDQNRHPFLSWLMAAPGYIVENEQEREESEDDRADEEERKDVKPKKGKPEKEEKSTAMKDKYVARMRRLKSQIKNKKVAIKKQLKETKTILAKKAKNIKIKKAKKTLAKKAKTIKVKAAKNIKVKAAKNMAKRTKKTMVKKMKKIRKIKKIKIKRRK; encoded by the exons ATGAAGATTACAGTGACGACCTTCATTATTTTTTCTCTTATTGTCCAAGGACATGGGAGGCCATTGCAGCCAGGACAAG GATCCAAATACTCAGAGGACCTTCCCCTGATGAGGAGTCTACCTGGCAAAAAGG AATCTAGACTTGCTGGCTGGTTCCGAAAAACTTCTGATAAATTCTGGAATTCag TTATTCCAGGAAGGCCAACATTGGCCAAAGTGGTTGTGGCCGGAGCATCATTCTTTGCCATCGCCCTGGGGCTCGGACTGTACCTGTTTATCTACGTTTA TCTTAAGGTACATCCTGAATATGTGAAACTCGAGACAGAGCTCCTACAGGGCAAGAGAGTGTTTAGGCCCGAATCACCACCTGGACTATATTCAAAGATAGCACAAAAACTAG TCCCCAAGAAACATCGAGTTGTAAAACAGAAGAGGGACATTGAAGAAGGTGATGATGAAAAAGACCAAAATCGTCATCCCTTCTTGAGTTGGTTGATGGCAGCACCTGGATACATAGTGGAGAACGAGCAGGAAAGAGAGGAGAGTGAAGATGACAGGGCCGATGAGGAGGAAAGAAAGGACGTGAAACCTAAAAAAGGAAAACCAGAGAAGGAGGAGAAAAGTACGGCAATGAAGGATAAATATGTGGCTAGGATGAGGAGACTGAAGAGTCAAATCAAAAATAAGAAAGTTGCCATAAAGAAGCAGCTAAAGGAGACCAAAACCATCTTGGCCAAGAAGGCCAAAAACATTAAGATCAAGAAGGCCAAAAAAACCTTGGCCAAAAAAGCCAAAACAATCAAGGTCAAGGCAGCTAAAAACATCAAAGTCAAGGCGGCCAAAAACATGGCCAAAAGGACCAAAAAGACCATGGTCAAAAAGATGAAAAAGATTAGAAAGATCAAAAAAATCAAGATCAAGAGACGAAAGTAA
- the LOC142659051 gene encoding uncharacterized protein LOC142659051 produces MRITVTTFIIFSLIVQGHGRPLQPGQGSKYSEDLPLMRSLPGKKESRLAGWFRNTSDKFWNSVIPGRPTLAKVVVAGASFFAIALGLGLYLFIYVYRKVHPEYVKLETELLQGKRVFRPESPPGLYSKIAQKLVPKKHRVVKQKRDIEEGDDEKDQNRHPFLSWLMAAPGYIVENEQEREESEDDRADEEERKDVKPKKGKQEKEEKSTAMKDKYVARMRRLKSQIKNKKVAIKKQVKETKTILAKKAKNIKIKKAKKTLAKKAKKIKVKAAKNIKVKAAKNMAKRTKKTMVKKMKKIRKIKKIKIKRRK; encoded by the exons ATGAGGATTACAGTGACGACCTTCATTATTTTTTCTCTTATTGTCCAAGGACATGGGAGGCCATTGCAGCCAGGACAAG GATCCAAATACTCAGAGGACCTTCCCCTGATGAGGAGTCTACCTGGCAAAAAGG AATCTAGACTTGCTGGCTGGTTCCGAAATACTTCTGATAAATTCTGGAATTCag TTATTCCAGGAAGGCCAACATTGGCCAAAGTGGTCGTGGCCGGAGCATCATTCTTTGCCATCGCCCTGGGGCTCGGACTGTACCTGTTTATCTACGTTTA TCGTAAGGTACATCCTGAATATGTGAAACTCGAGACAGAGCTCCTACAGGGCAAGAGAGTGTTTAGGCCCGAATCACCACCTGGACTATATTCAAAGATAGCACAAAAACTAG TCCCCAAGAAACATCGAGTTGTAAAACAGAAGAGGGACATTGAAGAAGGTGATGATGAAAAAGACCAAAATCGTCATCCCTTCTTGAGTTGGTTGATGGCAGCACCTGGATACATAGTGGAGAACGAGCAGGAAAGAGAGGAGAGTGAAGATGACAGGGCCGATGAGGAGGAAAGAAAGGACGTGAAacctaaaaaaggaaaacaagAGAAGGAGGAGAAAAGTACGGCAATGAAGGATAAATATGTGGCTAGGATGAGGAGACTGAAGAGTCAAATCAAAAATAAGAAAGTTGCCATAAAGAAGCAGGTCAAGGAGACCAAAACCATCTTGGCCAAGAAGGCCAAAAACATTAAGATCAAGAAGGCCAAAAAAACCTTGgcaaaaaaagccaaaaaaatcAAGGTCAAGGCAGCTAAAAACATCAAAGTCAAGGCGGCCAAAAACATGGCCAAAAGGACCAAAAAGACCATGGTCAAAAAGATGAAAAAGATTAGAAAGATCAAAAAAATCAAGATCAAGAGACGAAAGTAA
- the LOC142658946 gene encoding histo-blood group ABO system transferase-like, giving the protein MFFMVGHKVNYYIFTDRINEVPTFSFGDGRQLMILQLPAYQRWQDVSMRRMETIQDYSRQQFLHEVDYLMCVDVDMKFTDDVGVEIIGDLVGSLHPGYFKSSRDQYPYERRALSQAFIPNDEGDYYYAGGHFGGNVQEVIKLTNHCHHAILADKANNIEARWHDESYINKYFLHHKPTKVLSPEYIWLYYYGDPPIIQRKRFVEVPKSRILLRY; this is encoded by the coding sequence ATGTTCTTCATGGTAGGACATAAGGTCAACTACTACATCTTCACTGATCGCATCAACGAGGTCCCTACATTTTCCTTTGGTGATGGGAGGCAATTAATGATCTTACAACTCCCAGCCTATCAAAGATGGCAGGACGTCAGTATGAGGCGTATGGAGACCATCCAGGACTACTCCCGACAACAGTTCTTACATGAGGTGGACTATCTCATGTGTGTCGATGTCGACATGAAGTTCACGGATGACGTTGGGGTGGAGATCATAGGTGATCTGGTAGGATCCCTACATCCTGGATACTTTAAATCATCAAGGGATCAATATCCTTATGAACGTAGAGCGTTGTCCCAAGCTTTCATACCCAATGATGAAGGCGACTACTACTACGCTGGAGGCCATTTCGGTGGCAATGTCCAGGAGGTGATCAAGTTGACCAACCATTGCCACCATGCCATTTTAGCAGACAAGGCAAATAATATTGAGGCACGTTGGCATGAtgaaagttatataaacaaatatTTCCTACACCACAAGCCAACCAAAGTCTTGTCTCCAGAATATATCTGGCTCTATTACTATGGAGATCCACCCATTATTCAGAGAAAGAGATTTGTAGAGGTTCCTAAGAGCAGGATATTGTTGCGTTACTAA
- the LOC142659052 gene encoding uncharacterized protein LOC142659052 isoform X2, with the protein MRSLPGKKESRLAGWFRTTSDKFWNSVIPGRPTLAKVVVASFFAIALGLGLYLFIYVYLKVHPEYVKLETELLQGKRVFRPESPPGLYSKIAQKLVPKKHRVVKQKRDIEEGDDEKDQNRHPFLSWLMAAPGYIVENEQEREESEDDRADEEERKDVKPKKGKQEKEEKSTAMKDKYVARMRRLKSQIKNKKVAIKKQVKETKTILAKKAKNIKIKKAKKTLAKKAKKIKVKAAKNIKVKAAKNMAKRTKKTMVKKMKKIRKIKKIKIKRRK; encoded by the exons ATGAGGAGTCTACCTGGCAAAAAGG AATCTAGACTTGCTGGCTGGTTCCGAACAACTTCTGATAAATTCTGGAATTCag TTATTCCAGGAAGACCAACATTGGCCAAAGTGGTCGTAGCATCATTCTTTGCCATCGCCCTGGGGCTCGGACTGTACCTGTTTATCTACGTTTA TCTTAAGGTACATCCTGAATATGTGAAACTCGAGACAGAGCTCCTACAGGGCAAGAGAGTGTTTAGGCCCGAATCACCACCTGGACTATATTCAAAGATAGCACAAAAACTAG TCCCCAAGAAACATCGAGTTGTAAAACAGAAGAGGGACATTGAAGAAGGTGATGATGAAAAAGACCAAAATCGTCATCCCTTCTTGAGTTGGTTAATGGCAGCACCTGGATACATAGTGGAGAACGAGCAGGAAAGAGAGGAGAGTGAAGATGACAGGGCCGATGAGGAGGAAAGAAAGGACGTGAAacctaaaaaaggaaaacaagAGAAGGAGGAGAAAAGTACGGCAATGAAGGATAAATATGTGGCTAGGATGAGGAGACTGAAGAGTCAAATCAAAAATAAGAAAGTTGCCATAAAGAAGCAGGTCAAGGAGACCAAAACCATCTTGGCCAAGAAGGCCAAAAACATTAAGATCAAGAAGGCCAAAAAAACCTTGgcaaaaaaagccaaaaaaatcAAGGTCAAGGCAGCTAAAAACATCAAAGTCAAGGCGGCCAAAAACATGGCCAAAAGGACCAAAAAGACCATGGTCAAAAAGATGAAAAAGATTAGAAAGATCAAAAAAATCAAGATCAAGAGACGAAAGTAA
- the LOC142659052 gene encoding uncharacterized protein LOC142659052 isoform X1 encodes MKITVTTFIIFSLIVQGHGRPLQPGQGSKYSEDLPLMRSLPGKKESRLAGWFRTTSDKFWNSVIPGRPTLAKVVVASFFAIALGLGLYLFIYVYLKVHPEYVKLETELLQGKRVFRPESPPGLYSKIAQKLVPKKHRVVKQKRDIEEGDDEKDQNRHPFLSWLMAAPGYIVENEQEREESEDDRADEEERKDVKPKKGKQEKEEKSTAMKDKYVARMRRLKSQIKNKKVAIKKQVKETKTILAKKAKNIKIKKAKKTLAKKAKKIKVKAAKNIKVKAAKNMAKRTKKTMVKKMKKIRKIKKIKIKRRK; translated from the exons ATGAAGATTACAGTGACGACCTTCATTATTTTTTCTCTTATTGTCCAAGGACATGGGAGGCCATTGCAGCCAGGACAAG GATCCAAATACTCAGAGGACCTTCCCCTGATGAGGAGTCTACCTGGCAAAAAGG AATCTAGACTTGCTGGCTGGTTCCGAACAACTTCTGATAAATTCTGGAATTCag TTATTCCAGGAAGACCAACATTGGCCAAAGTGGTCGTAGCATCATTCTTTGCCATCGCCCTGGGGCTCGGACTGTACCTGTTTATCTACGTTTA TCTTAAGGTACATCCTGAATATGTGAAACTCGAGACAGAGCTCCTACAGGGCAAGAGAGTGTTTAGGCCCGAATCACCACCTGGACTATATTCAAAGATAGCACAAAAACTAG TCCCCAAGAAACATCGAGTTGTAAAACAGAAGAGGGACATTGAAGAAGGTGATGATGAAAAAGACCAAAATCGTCATCCCTTCTTGAGTTGGTTAATGGCAGCACCTGGATACATAGTGGAGAACGAGCAGGAAAGAGAGGAGAGTGAAGATGACAGGGCCGATGAGGAGGAAAGAAAGGACGTGAAacctaaaaaaggaaaacaagAGAAGGAGGAGAAAAGTACGGCAATGAAGGATAAATATGTGGCTAGGATGAGGAGACTGAAGAGTCAAATCAAAAATAAGAAAGTTGCCATAAAGAAGCAGGTCAAGGAGACCAAAACCATCTTGGCCAAGAAGGCCAAAAACATTAAGATCAAGAAGGCCAAAAAAACCTTGgcaaaaaaagccaaaaaaatcAAGGTCAAGGCAGCTAAAAACATCAAAGTCAAGGCGGCCAAAAACATGGCCAAAAGGACCAAAAAGACCATGGTCAAAAAGATGAAAAAGATTAGAAAGATCAAAAAAATCAAGATCAAGAGACGAAAGTAA